Within bacterium, the genomic segment GGGTCTATTTCTTTCTTTATCCTTAAGAGCTTCCCCTCCTTTTCAAGCCCTTCTATAAATTCCCTTATGTTTTTAAATCCTTTCAAGGTTTTTACATCTCATAAAGCCTTACCTCTGGTATCTTTTGAAAATGGAAATCAAGGGTAAAGATGGGGCAATTTTCTCTTTTGGCTAAGCTAGCAATTAAACAGTCTGTCAGAGGGACGGTTAAACCCCTCTTTCTTAATCAAAGGAAAGCCTGCCAACCTCTTCCCAAATGGAGGTTTCTTCCTTAAGAAAAGGAAGAGAAATAATTGCTTCTTTTAATTTTTCCAAATCTTTTTCTTCCCTTGCCCCCTGAAGAAGCTCTGCCATTATGCTTCCCGTGATTACTATCCTATTTTCTTCTAAAAGCCTCTTTACCTCATCTCCCCTTTTAGATTCTTTCTCCTTAAAATATTCAATCCAAACAGAGGTATCAATGATTACCTTTTCTGTAACTACTCAGATTTTTTAAGTTTTGCCTTATAAGTCAATAGTATAACCTCCTACCTGTTTTTTTACAAATAATATTGTAACTATTCAGTATATCGTATTTTATATGTTTGGCTGTTTTAAAATTCATCCATTCTATAATAAATCCCAAATCCCAAGTTCAAATGTCAAAAAAATGTCCAATTTCCAATGTCCAATATCA encodes:
- a CDS encoding PIN domain-containing protein, producing the protein MIDTSVWIEYFKEKESKRGDEVKRLLEENRIVITGSIMAELLQGAREEKDLEKLKEAIISLPFLKEETSIWEEVGRLSFD